GCTTCTTGACGTTGTTTAAGGTAAGCTTTAAGGTCTTTTTTATCAAACCAAGCAGTACCATAAACACGTTGCATCATCGCATTGTCGCTATTTCCACGCCAATAGGCACCAGCGACGTTCAATAGGTGGAAAACTTGAATATGACCAGTTGAAGGCACATGTGGACCACGGCAAAGATCAGTGAATTCACCTTGTGAATAAACAGTAAGACCGCCTTCGTCTGCACCATGTTCTTCAATCAATTCAAGTTTGTAAGGGTCGTTTTTGAACAATTCACGCGCTTCATCAATTGTGATTTCTTTACGAATACATGGAAGGTTTTCTTTAACGATTTTTTTCATTTCTTCTTCGATACGAGGAAGATCTTCATCAGAGATTTGACCAGCTTTGTTATCAGTATCATAGTAGAAACCATCTTCAATAGCAGGACCTACACCAAGGCAAAGGTCTGGGAAAAGACGTTTTGCTGCTTGTGCAAAAAGGTGAGCAGCTGAATGACGTAAGATACCAAGTGCATCTTCGTGGTCAGGTGTCACGATTTCAATGCTACCGTCTTCAGTAATTTCACGGGTTGTATCAATCAATTGACCATTAAATTTACCAGCCAAGGCTTTTTTAGCGAGTGAATTGCTAATACTTTGAGCAATTTCAAAAGGTGTTACACCAGATTCAAATTCGCGCACAGCGCCATCTGGAAAAGTGATTTTAACCATATTTCTCTCCTTTTAATAATTTACAATGTTGACAATTTCTTTTTGGGGAACCAAGCAAAAGGAATGTTATCAGCTTATGAGACTTTTCCTCGAGATAAAAGAAAAACGACGTCCCAAAAGGACGTCGTAACGTGGTTCCACCTTCATTTATCTACGACAAAAAGAGTCGTAAACCTCAAATTAGCTATATCGTGGCTACCGTTTTATGTTTGCATAAAAACAAGGAAGTAGTATTGAATCAGCAAACCCTGCACCCTTCTCACCAACCGGCGCTCGCTCTAAAGGTTTAACCCTGTTCAACTTGTCTTCGTAAGTTATTATAACACGAATAATTTATTTTTCAAGAACTTAATCAATGAAATCTCGAATTGAATTAATTAATCGTTTTGGAGCCTTGACAACTTTGGCTGATGTTTTAGCTGTCGCTTTAACAGCTTTAGCTGGCATTTTTATTGCTGATTGAGCAAATTTGATAGATGTTTTTTCATCTTGGCTTCGCACCGTCAATGATAATTTTGATTTTTTCTTATTTTTGGCTGAAATCAAGACATCTAAATAAAAGGCATAGACTGATTTTCCAAAATGCTCTGCTGAAATAGCGTACATTTTTTCTTTGTATGTCCTTTCGTCCATTGCTGGTGTATCGGCAGTCGCATCTAAAATTGCATCTGCTAAATCTTCTTCATGATAAAAGAGTGTCCCGAACATCTTTTGGTCAATAATATCGTCCAAATAAGGATTGCCATGAGCAATGACAGGCGTTCCGCTGGCAAGGCTTTCTGTGTAGGTCAATCCTTGTGTCTCACTAGTAGAAGCTGAAATAAAGAAATCACTTGCCTTATAATACAAAGCTGTCTCGTCATGTGGAACCATTCCTGTAAAAATCACAGCTTCTTCAATGCCCAACTCTGCTACCAAATCTTTCAAATCTTGGAGATAGGGTCCATCACCAACAACAACTAACTTAACACGTTCATTTTCTGACAAAACTTCTGGAAATTGTTTTAGGATAGCTTGGATATTTTTTTCGTAAGAAACACGTGACAAGCTAAGCAGCATGGTTTCGTCATCAGCAATACCTAATTTATCGCGGAGAGCTTTAACGTCTTCTGCTGTAATATCCTTGCGTTCGTATTCTTCCACACGAATACCTGTCGGGATAACACGTTTAGGAATTTTAATATCGTAACCGTCTAACAGATTTAAAA
This sequence is a window from Streptococcus macedonicus ACA-DC 198. Protein-coding genes within it:
- a CDS encoding Glycosyltransferase LafA, responsible for the formation of Glc-DAG, yielding MRIGLFTDTYFPQVSGVSTSICTLKEELEKEGHEVYIFTTTDKAVKRYEDPTIIRLPSVPFVSFTDRRVVYRGLISSYKIAKQYKLDIIHTQTEFSVGVLGKMIAAALRIPVVHTYHTQYEDYVGYIAKGKIIKPGMVKYIIRGYLNDLDGVICPSRIVLNLLDGYDIKIPKRVIPTGIRVEEYERKDITAEDVKALRDKLGIADDETMLLSLSRVSYEKNIQAILKQFPEVLSENERVKLVVVGDGPYLQDLKDLVAELGIEEAVIFTGMVPHDETALYYKASDFFISASTSETQGLTYTESLASGTPVIAHGNPYLDDIIDQKMFGTLFYHEEDLADAILDATADTPAMDERTYKEKMYAISAEHFGKSVYAFYLDVLISAKNKKKSKLSLTVRSQDEKTSIKFAQSAIKMPAKAVKATAKTSAKVVKAPKRLINSIRDFID